CTTGATCTGGTAGATGCATTACGAAAGATATACCACGATACAGTTCAAGGAGCGGTATTAGACGAGACACGCAAAGCGGAAGTTACTGCCAGTATCGGTGTCGCTATTGCACATCACTACACTTCTCTTTCCTATGTGCGGCGGACAGCAAAGGCTTCCGAAGATCTTGCAAAGAAGGCCTATGGACGCAATGCTTTAGTTGTCACTATTTTGAGGCGTTCAGGTGAGCAAACACGAGTAGGTTGCCATTGGTTTTATAAGGTTTCGAGGGATGGCAGTGAGCAAATGTTAGAACCAGTGTCACTCTTTCTAGAGTTTTATGAATTTTTCAAGAAAGAGATTCTTTCGCCTAAGTGTGTCTATATCTTGCTTGAAGAAGCTCCTGTGCTGGTTGGATTAGATAGGAATGCCCAGATTAGCGAGATCAAGCGTGTATTACACCGGCAGCGTAAGGAAGAGGTTGAGAGTAAATTTGTTGAGCGCGATCTAGCCGGGAGATTAGTCGATTTGGCAGAGGCTATGGACAATGATGACAGACGACCCAGAAAAGCAGATTCATCATTGGCTATCGAATTACATTCGGAAGAGCGCCGGCATGGATTGGTCGAGGTGCTAGGTTGGTTGCTAGTGATGGCTTTTCTAGCACGAAAGGAGCCGGAATGATGCGCCTTTTTATTGAACCTACAGAACCGTTATTGTTTCGTACTGGACGTCCATTTAATGCAGGAGAAAATAACTTCGCGGAAACTATTTTTCCTCCTACTCCTGAAACAATGCAGGGTGCTGTACGGGCTGCAATAGCTACGCATTGGGATAGAACGAAAACAATCGCACAGGTATTTGAGGATCCAGAGCTTGTTGAGCTAATTGGAAATCGTAAAGGTTATGGGCGCTTTCGTATTACTAGTCTGGCATTAGGGCGGCGCAAAAATAGTGATAGTGAGGATGGGCCGGTCGAGCGTCTTTTCCCATCCCCTCTGTATCTACAGAAGGATAGGAAAAAGGTCATTCGTTTCTATCCTAAACCAATAACAGAAGTACGTAGTGACATACCAGAAGACATGTGGTATTTGTGGCCTGATGAAGAGGCTGAAGATAAACTGGAAAATGCGGGATGGCTGACAGAACGTGGATTAGTGAGGGTACTACGGGATAAGGAAAAGCCTTTCGATGAGGAGATAGTCAGCAATCGCGAGATATTCGAGTATGAATCACGTCTTGGTATTGGCATGAACAATGAAACCAAAACGACCAGAGAGGGATTGCTATACCAGGTGCGAATGGTACGAATGAAACATGATCTTGATTTCACCAATCGCGATAATGACTTTGTCTATGGGTTTGTTGTCGATATCAGCCTTGCTGGAACAGAAGAAAGCGCCTGTTTGACTGATTCTCCAGAGACATTATTGAGTGATGAGCAGGTGCAGAAACAACTGCGTTTACCAGATAGTGGATGGATTACACTCGGTGGGGAAAGGCGAGCAGCCTATTTTAGGGTACTCAAATCGGTAACGCTATCGGCGTCAGAAAATGTAGAGCAGCTCAAGGCTGGTAGGGCCGTTTACCTCTCAACGCCGGCAGCTCTCGATGATGGCTGGAAACCTCTCAATTGGCAACCAAAGAAGTGGAGCAAACCACTTCCTAAACCAATTGCAGTAACGATTGATCGTTATCAACCAATAGGAGGTTGGCTACTTGCTCCCGGCACTGCCGGAGGTGAGAACAAGATTATGCGCCGTTGTGTTCCGGCTGGTAGTGTTTACTTTTTTAACGAGCCGGTAGCAATAGAACGTCCCTTTACGGATTACGGTTGGCAAATTGGCTATGGAATTGCATATGCAGGAGAATGGAAATCATGATCACAGAGACCACCATGCTTTATCTTTACGTCGAAACGCCGCTTCATGCAGGAGTAGGCTCTGGTTTGAGCAGTATTGACCTGCCGATTCAGCGAGAGCGAACAACTCAGTATCCCATGATTCAGGGAAGTGGCATCAAAGGAAAATTGCGTGCAACAGCAGAAGATGTTATTAAGGATCGGACTATAATTGATATCTTATTCGGGCCTGGTACTCCTGGTGCAGGAGCAGAAGATTACGCCGGTGCGCTTATTGCAGGTGATGCGCGTATTCTCCTTTTCCCTGTGCGTTCGCTCAATGGTGTTTTTGCCTATACTACTTCCTGCGATATATTGAGCCGCTTTAAGCGTGACATAGAGAGGGGTCATGCCAGCAGCGTACTACCATGGAATGTCCCTGAACAAGTTGCAGTAGGCAATGCGCTGATGACGACTACAAGTGAAGTCCATGCTAATAATACCATTGTGCTGGAAGAATTCAGCTTTGAGGCTCGCCCAGATGGACAAGTTGACACAATTGCGAATTGGCTTGCAACTAATGCCATCCCTGATCTGGGAGCAGGTGATTACTGGCCCAACAAGATTAGGAACTCTTTAGTCATCTTATCCAATGATGATTTTCGCGATTTCGCGCTTTATGCGACAGAGGTTATCACCCGCGTTCGTCTAGATCGACAGACAAAAACGGTTCAGCGCGGCGCTCTCTGGACTGAAGAGCATCTACCCACCGATACACTGCTCTATGTGCCGATTTATGCAACAGATGGACGCCAAAATGGGAAGAATGGCTCGAAAGTGACTGCTGCCCAGGTTCTGGAAAGGGCCAGATCACTTGACACTGGTAGGGGTAGCTATCTCCAACTTGGCGGCGATGAAACTGTTGGGCGTGGTCTGGTACGCATGCGCTGGGGAAGTTAGTCAGGTAGCGCAGATCACTATTGTTTAAAAGGGAGAAGATAATGACTGAGAAGACTCAACGTCAGAATATTGAGCAGCAGCGCGGGAAGCAGGCTTGGGATGATATTGATGAAATTAAAAAGCTTGCAGAGAAAACTCAAAGGCTTCTAGGAGAAAATCAGGATGAAGAGATAAGGAAAAAATTAGAGAGACTGCTTAGGGAATATGAAGGACTGCAAAAAGAGTATCGGTCATTAGCTCGAGGACTGAATGCAATGATCCAGATCAATGGATTAGGACAAAGTCTTGGCTTTTTAAAGGCTAAAGGCAAAGTTAAGGTGGAAGATGGAGTACAAAAAAGAAATGCTCATTTTTACTTGCTAGGTCATCTGACACATTGGATGCATGAGCATTTTGATACATCTATTATAGATGCTACGAGTACCGAAAATGATGGGCTTCTTCGATGGGTAACTAATAGAGCAAGTAATACAGATTACCGACGTGCAACCACGGAATGTCTTGCTTTCGGTAGTTGGCTGCGTCGTTTTGCCGAGGCAGAATTGAAGGAACCAGACGCAGGAACGGAGCAGATATGAATAACCAGGAGAGCAGGCAATACTATCTTCCTCAAAGTATAGCAAGATTGCTTACAGTAGATCAACTGAGCAAGTGTAAAAATCTAGGCTTGATACTGGATAAGTATCCCCCAGAATCCGCTATTCAAAGGAGTGAAGGAAAAAGTGGCTGGCTTAAAGAGCTTGCTGCAACTAATCATGTTGATGTAAGGCTTGTCGAGAGCGTTTACAGGCGCTGGTTAAACATGATAACAGCGAGAGGAGCAACACATTTCACCGCTATTACTGATTGGCGTATGGTAGTTGGTCTGGGTGGTGAATCTGTGCTGGAAACCGATTTAACATTGCATCACCTGTATGGTATTCCTTACATTCCTGCCAGCGCCTTGAAAGGTTTGACGCGCGGCTATGTGACCGGAGAGGTATATCCTAGCAGCGATATCGAACATGATAATGAGATTGTCAGACGTATTTTTGGTTCACAGAAACAGGCCGGAACTGTGATCTTTTTTGATGCCATGCCTGTAGGTTCTAAGATAGATTTCGTACTCGATATCATGAATTCGCATTATCCTCATTATTATGGGGAGAAGAAACTGCCAACCAATGACCAGAATCCCAACCCTGTGACTTTCTTGACGGTAGCTGGTACAACTTTTGTATTTGCTCTGGCTCCACGTCGTCTCAATAATGAGGTCGATTCGAAGGACGTAGAGTTAGCAAAAGGCTGGTTGCAAGTAGCTCTAGAAAAGTATGGCATTGGAGGAAAGACGAGTGCAGGATATGGCTTCTTCAGGATGGTCAACGATGGAGTGCTGCCAGAAAGCCTTACCGAATCATTGCAAACCGTATCAACACCGACATCTACACCTTCATCAACAACACCAAAGCCTGCTATAACTGAGCGTATACGCCCGAATATTCCTAAATTCAGAGAGGGGCAGGAAATCACAGGGTCTGTCATTGCTCTTACCGATGAATTACGACGAAGAGTTCCTGCTGATGCAAAGGCCATCTTGAGATATCAATCGTTTGCGACGAGGGACGTGCTGATAGTTGTGAGCGCGGAGGAAGCACAGAATTGGAAACCTGGCGAGACGCGCATTTGTGTGTTTATGCGAGAAGAAGAGCGGGATGGATGTACATTGCTGATATGCCAACCAAGGGCAAGTAAGAAAAAGAAGGCATGAATATAGGTGAAAGGGCTTGGATGTGTTTTATTATGAGTTGTTAATGAGGTGAAAAGGAGAAAGAGATGACAACAATTCTAACAGCAACAGGTATTTCCCTGTATCTCAATACGAGGAGAAAGTATGGTATTGAGACGCCAACCGAGGATCAAATGCGGCAATACCTACGAACTGAGCCAGGAGCAGCATCTGCTGAAGCTAATTCAATCCTCCAAATATCTCAGTCTGATGATCAACTTGTTTTTCTCCATACCGAAACGATAGAAGGGAAGAGGTGTACCAACTTATTACGGGAATTCTTCAGTAGTAGAGGTTACAAACATATCCGGCCGGTTGGACTTCAATTTCAAGAGGATGAAAAGCACATAGAAACCCACGGGTTGCGTAACTTTGTTAACACGTTCATTGATGAGATTGAAAAAGCCAAGAGAAATAATCAAGACGTTGTTATAAATGCAACTCCTGGTTTCAAATTAGAAAGCGGTTATAGCACTCTGATAGGCATGCTTTATCAGGTTCCGGTTAAATATATACATGAGAAATTCAAACGTGTTGTTACCTTTAATCCTATTGCCCTTGATTGGGATACCAGCCTTTTCCTTAGATATAGTTGGTTTTTTGAATGGATAGATGCAGAGGCTCGCTCCCAAACGGAAGTAGAGGAGCGTCTCAAGGCTATCCCTGAAAAAGAAAAAATACAATCAATGTTGACATTACCTGATGAGCATGGAGATGTATTTTTATCTCCAATGGGGAATGCCCTTCAAAGACGATTCAAGGAACAAACTGAGGAAGCAAAAGAGGCTCCATTGCCATCTGAAGTGCAGATAGAAAATCCTGATGAGAAGATTACCTCTTCACTCAAGAATGTGGCGCATCACTATCCCAAGAACACGCTCGCTGCTTGCAATAAAATAGCTCAGTTACCTTATGTACGAACAATAATCGGTGGAAACTTCGAAAATACAACACGTTCTGCTGTTAAAAGGGTTACTGAAGATGGAACAATTTTACTACTCTGGGCAGATAATGATAAAGCTGCAAACCTGACAATACAAACAACAGCCCAGGGGCTTCCTCAAACGCAGAAAGTCGCAGAAAAAATAAAGGAGTTGTTGAAGATCAAATAATGCTTGTACTCAACTTCACCCACCCCCTCACCCCCAACCAGCAAGCGCAAATCGAATCCCTGGCTAAAACCTTCATTGCAGGTATTCGCACTATCCCTGTACAAATCAACCAGGCAGAACCTCTCGAACCTCAAATCACCGCAATAATAAATTCAATAGATTTGTCATCTGAAGAGTGGCAAACTCTTCCTCTTCTCATCAATCCGCCAGGCTATGCTCCCGCCGCGTTTGTTCTACTCGCTGAACTTCACGGGCGCATCGGTCATTTTCCCTCGCTGATTCGCCTGCGCCCAATAGCTGGCAGCATTCCGACAACCTATGAAGTAGCTGAATTGGTTAATTTACAGGCAATCAGGGAGCAAGCTCGCCAAAGAAGATAGCCTGTATCGATAGAGATAGCTATATATGTAGCATTTAGGAAAGGAGAATGGTCATGACTTTAATGATAGCACTTGTTGGTGAGCAGCCTATGCCCAATCTCCTTCCGGTACGGCACTCCCATCCCTCTGATGTATTGCTCGTTTATACGAAAAGAACAAAAGGCATATATGATCGTCTGGCTGCAACACTTCAGAAAGAGGCAAATGTTTATGAACTAGAAACAGAGCCTTATAGGATAGGTGTGATAGTAGATGCTCTGAAAGCAAAACTTGAGTCTCCAGAGCTTGCAGGAAAATCGAATACATTTAATCTTACAGGTGGCACGAAGGCAATGGCTTTTGCTGCTTATCAAGTTGCGCAACAACAAAAGGCACCGATGTTCTATTTGCAAAGTGAGGGGAAGCATAACCGCATTTATCACTATATCTGGGAAGATCGAGGTTTAAAGCTGGTAGATGACGAGTTGGTGCCAGCGTGTGTGAAGCTGAATGACCTGTTTAACCTACACTTCGGGCCAGGAGAGTGGCAAGAATGCAGCTCAAATCGTGGTGATGATGGTGGACCATTTGAGGTAGCATTAGCCGAGGCTCTACGACTAAATGAATATGAAGTCATGACGGGCGTCAGGGCTATGGATGGGCAGATTGATATTGACGTTGCAATGAGATTTGAAAACCGATTTGGTATCATTGAAGCAAAGGCAGGTAATAAGGGAAAGAAGCTCGATGGCATCAAACAACTGAGTAATGCCGTTCGCCATATCGGAACTTATACTCAATCTTTCTTTGCGATCACTGTTCAACATACTTCAACGCATGAAGCCATTATGCTTGCCTCCCGTATTAAGGTGGTTTCACTAACGAACTATGTGCCTGGATCAGAAACGCTCACTTTAGATGATGCAAAGAAATTGGTTGGTGCTGTTGATGAGGTTCTTAAGTAATAGTGCCAATTTTTGGCAATGGAGTGCTAAAAGTCTTCCTTAGCCCGTCTCCATTCTCCTGGCCTCTCCTCTCCCCCACCATGAGAATCCTCTCACATAATTCCAACATTCACCCAATGAACCTGCATTATCCTATCCTTGTAAGTTGAAAAACAACTGGTCCTACTGAAAAGTCGTTACAGAGCCGAATTACTAAAAAGGAGGTTTTAGAAATGAATACGATCAACACATCAAAAAGCTGGCTTGAGAAAGTACACATCGTACTCGGAGTGCTGCTCATAAGCGTACCGTTTGTCTTCGGTATAACCGCGTTTGGAACACTTTCCTTGAGCGCCTGGATATTGGCAGCAATCGTCGGCGTCGTCGCTATGGCGCTTGCCATCCTCTGGCTGGGATTTAAGAGTAATGGACTCGTCACAGGCGCGACCATCATGCTTGGTACTGTCGTCGCCATCACCCCCTGGGTCATGGGCGATGCCCCGTCCCCTGCCGGCGCATTGATAGCGTCCGTACTTGGAGCGCTGCTTATCGTGGCTGCCGGCAGTGTATCGGCAAAGAATTGGAACCGGCAGGCCACGCTTGCCACTTCCTGGAGAGCGCAGAGAGGCTTGATGGAGTCCGAGTAACAGGTACCTACCGTACCGGCGAGTAAGCATTGCTTGCTCGCCTTTATTCTTTGTCATTATCCTTCCCTACATCCATTTCCCCTTGTTACCATGGTTGCATTCTTGTATCCTATAAACAGTAGCGCTTGATTGTCTTACAAAATAGGAAAGGACCGGCAATTGGCAGATCAATCTGGAACAATAAAGGAATGGAATGGACTAAAAATCATCGGCGCAGGCTTTGGACGAACGGGAACACTCTCCCTCAAGAACGCCCTTGAGCAACTCGGCTTCGCCCCCTGCTACCATATGACGGAACTCTTTTCCCATCCCGGAGCTGATGAACTCTGGGAAGCAGTTAGCAGGGGAATCCCCGTTGATTGGGATGACATCTTTAAAGGCTATCAGGCAAGTGTTGATTGGCCTGCCTGCGCCGTCTATAAAGAACTGATGCAGGCCTATCCGGCGGCAAAGGTGCTGCTGACCGTGCGCGATCCCGAAAAATGGTATGAAAGCGCTCGAAAAACCATCTACCAGGTTACCGACCGCCAACTGCTCTCAACACATGCTCGCATGGTCAATGCCCTCATCTGGCAGGGCACGTTTCATGGCAGATTCGAAGAGAAGGAGTATGCCATCTCCGTTTTTCATGCCCATAACGAAGAGGTCAAACAACTGGTACCGCCAGAAAAGTTGCTCGTCTATGATGTGAAAGACGGCTGGGAGTCGCTTTGTACATTTTTAGACGTCCCGGTACCTGTGAATATGCCTTTCCCCCATCTCAACGACTGGCAAGAATTTCTGGGCAGGATAAATCATCCCTGATTGAATGAGCTTGACCCTTTATGCTATGCTCGATAGCAATAGAGACAGGCAGCGAAAAAATACTGGTCTCATTGTGAAAGAGGAGCTGTGGACGCCCGCATCCTGCAAATTCTGAGACAAACAGCGCAACACTTTAACGATAACCACGCGCAAGCCTACCTCGTTGGAGGCTCGCTGCGCAACCTTCTGCTCGGCGAACCAACCATCGATTGGGATATCGTCACCGCCGCTGATGCTCCTACAGTAGCCCGGCAACTGGCCAATAAACTGGGTGGTTTCTATGCTCATTTGCACGAAAAGGCCAGCCGCGTAGTCGTCAAACAGCAAGCAGGCGAAACCGTTCTTGACATCTCGCCATTGAACGGCAAGACTATCGAGGACGACCTGCGCTGCCGCGATTTTACCATCAACGCCATGGCCCTCTCCCTGGACGAGGCCGTGCGCTATCTGGAACGCGTCAAGACTCCAGACGCGGTTCTGACTTCTCTTGAACAAGCGATCTTGATCGACCCCGCGGGCGGGTTTGCTGACATTGCCGCCCATCGCCTGCGCGCAGTCAATAAGGATGTCTTCAAACATGATCCCCTGCGTATGCTGCGAGCCGTGCGCTTGATGATGCGCTATGGTCTGAGTATTGAGCCGGAAACGCAGCGTTTGATTGCCCTTGACGCGCCATTGCTGAAAAAAGTCGCCCCGGAACGAGTCCACGACGAATTCTATGCCATCCTTGAGCCAGGTGGCGCCACTAACAGGCTGCGTTTCCTGGATGAACTGGGCCTCTTCACCGTCATTTTCCCGGAGTTCATCCCGGCGCGTGGCATGCAACAACCGTTTCCGCATTATTGGGATGTGCTGGAGCATTCTATCGAGTCCGTTGGGGCGTTGGAACGATTGGCAGCGGCGTTGCAGGGCGAAATTCGCGTTTTGTTAGATGAGGCGGAGGAACAGGGCATCTTTTCGTTTGAGGCGTTGAGGTCGCCGCGCGTCAAGATGGCGGCGCTGCTGCATGATATTGGGAAGACGGTGACGTATGCAACTGATCAAGAGGGCCATATACATTTCTATTATCATCCGCAAGCTGGTGTACCGCTGGCCCAGGAGATTATGAGGCGCTTGCGGGCCAGCACGCAGGATCGCCGTTTCGTGCAGCAGGTTGTAGCCCATCACATGCGGCCCGGGCAACTGGGCCAGGATGGGCCGGTAACCCTGCGAGCCACCCGGCGCTATTTTGCCGATCTCGGGCCGGTCGGCATTTACGTCGCCTTGATTTCGCTTGCCGATCACCTGGCGACAATGGGTCCACAGCCGCTCGGTGAGGCATGGGAGCGCCACCTGGGAGTTGTGTCTGTACTATTGACACGCTACGTTCGCGAACGCGAAACAATCCTGCCCCCGCGCCTGGTCACCGCGGAAGAATTGATGCGCCGCCTGCGCCTCGAGCCGGGACCGCAGGTGGGACGCTTACTGGATTTGATCGCGGAAGCGCAGACCGAGGGCCGCGTTTCCTCAAAAGAAGAAGCTATCTGGCTGGCCGAAGATGTCCTTGCCATTGATGAAGATGCCGAGATCGCCGATGAGTCTTCCCAGACAGAGAATAGGTGACAAGAAAAAAAGCCTGGCCTGGCGACCATTTCACCAGACCAGGCTTTTTCTTGTCGTATGTCTTGCTTACTTCTTCGTAGCCAGCATACCGTCGGTGTTCCCGTTACCATCGACGTAGAAGCCGACCAGGTTGCCTTTATCGTTGACGCCGTTGATGGTCGTCGTTCCGATGCCGTTGGGGTCATCGATTGACTGCCACTGCGCGTTCTTCAAGGGGCTGCTCAATGTGAAGCCGTGCATCAGGCCGTTGGCATCGAAGTAGCCGCCGACGATCTCATCGTATTTGTTGACGCCCAGAGGAGTCGTGTTCGTCGAGCCGGGATAATCGAACTCGGTGAAGGCATTGCTCTTGAGCAGGAAGCCAACGATGTCTCCATTGGAGCCGGTCAGGAAGCCGACGATGTCGCCATTGTCATTGATGCCTGTGGCGATGGCATTGGTACCATCAGGCGGCACAATTGCCGTGAACTTGCCGGTCGCCTGGTTCAACTTGTAGGCGTGGTTGACACCATTGCCATCCGTGTAGAAGCCAACTGCGATACCTTTGTCGTTGATGCCGAGCAGCTGGTTGACGGTTCCTTTTCCGGTGTGCGGGTTCTTGTAGGATGTGAAGACGCCGTTCCACTCGACGAAGCCGAAATTGTTGCCGTTGCTATCGACATAGAACCCAGCCGTGTCACCTTTGTTGTTGATGGCCGTAACCTGTGTCTGTACCGAGCCAGGATAGTTCTCATTCACATAGTTGCCCTGTCCATATGGTGGATTGAGGATGTAGCCCTGGTTGGGATGGCCAGAAGCGCCGCTGCCGAAGTAACCGGAGATCACTCCCGCGTTGTTGATGCCGAGCAACTGGTTGAAGGTAGGATCAGCATTGTCATCGAGCGTTGTGAACTGGTACTTCGCCCCCGCGTGTGAATTCACCGGGCTGGCCAGCGCCGTCGCGGTGAGGGCCATAATGCCTAAGGCGGCCACGATAGTTGCCATAAAGATCCGGCGGAAAATTGGGTTACGCATGTTGTTTTCTCCTTTTTTTCAACGTTTTTAAAATGCGCAAGCTGCGCGCTACAGTGATATCGCAATTTTTTCCGGTAAGAGGTTTTTGTATGCGCTTACCTCAATTGCTGTACAGAGTATGCCCTACCAGGCTCAAGAAAATAAGATCTTTCTCTAGTCTTCTTCTCGTCTTCTACTGGTCAACTGCCACTTCAGGTTCGCCCGATCAACTCATCATCGACCTTTATGCCCATTTTCGGCCAAAAGCAAGCTAATGAGCATAGTTGACAACAGCGCCCGCATATCGTACCATTACGTTGGCGGATTACGGTTAGTCGCTGGTGCGCGCCGGATTTCGGCAAGTGGAACCTCGCCCCGACAGCCCTTGGGAGATGAACTGGTTTGAAGGCAATCACGATATTTTATCAGGGCCGTAAAGATGATACCTCGAAAGCCGCGGAGCAACTCGTACCCTTTCTAAAGAAATTGGGGTACGATGTGCGCATTATCGATACGCGCTATGAAGGTGAAGAAACACCCGAACCCTCCATCCGGGATTGTCAGCTTGCTATCGTGCTGGGTGGTGATGGC
This portion of the Ktedonobacteraceae bacterium genome encodes:
- the cmr3 gene encoding type III-B CRISPR module-associated protein Cmr3, translating into MMRLFIEPTEPLLFRTGRPFNAGENNFAETIFPPTPETMQGAVRAAIATHWDRTKTIAQVFEDPELVELIGNRKGYGRFRITSLALGRRKNSDSEDGPVERLFPSPLYLQKDRKKVIRFYPKPITEVRSDIPEDMWYLWPDEEAEDKLENAGWLTERGLVRVLRDKEKPFDEEIVSNREIFEYESRLGIGMNNETKTTREGLLYQVRMVRMKHDLDFTNRDNDFVYGFVVDISLAGTEESACLTDSPETLLSDEQVQKQLRLPDSGWITLGGERRAAYFRVLKSVTLSASENVEQLKAGRAVYLSTPAALDDGWKPLNWQPKKWSKPLPKPIAVTIDRYQPIGGWLLAPGTAGGENKIMRRCVPAGSVYFFNEPVAIERPFTDYGWQIGYGIAYAGEWKS
- the cmr6 gene encoding type III-B CRISPR module RAMP protein Cmr6, with the protein product MNNQESRQYYLPQSIARLLTVDQLSKCKNLGLILDKYPPESAIQRSEGKSGWLKELAATNHVDVRLVESVYRRWLNMITARGATHFTAITDWRMVVGLGGESVLETDLTLHHLYGIPYIPASALKGLTRGYVTGEVYPSSDIEHDNEIVRRIFGSQKQAGTVIFFDAMPVGSKIDFVLDIMNSHYPHYYGEKKLPTNDQNPNPVTFLTVAGTTFVFALAPRRLNNEVDSKDVELAKGWLQVALEKYGIGGKTSAGYGFFRMVNDGVLPESLTESLQTVSTPTSTPSSTTPKPAITERIRPNIPKFREGQEITGSVIALTDELRRRVPADAKAILRYQSFATRDVLIVVSAEEAQNWKPGETRICVFMREEERDGCTLLICQPRASKKKKA
- a CDS encoding HD domain-containing protein, with protein sequence MDARILQILRQTAQHFNDNHAQAYLVGGSLRNLLLGEPTIDWDIVTAADAPTVARQLANKLGGFYAHLHEKASRVVVKQQAGETVLDISPLNGKTIEDDLRCRDFTINAMALSLDEAVRYLERVKTPDAVLTSLEQAILIDPAGGFADIAAHRLRAVNKDVFKHDPLRMLRAVRLMMRYGLSIEPETQRLIALDAPLLKKVAPERVHDEFYAILEPGGATNRLRFLDELGLFTVIFPEFIPARGMQQPFPHYWDVLEHSIESVGALERLAAALQGEIRVLLDEAEEQGIFSFEALRSPRVKMAALLHDIGKTVTYATDQEGHIHFYYHPQAGVPLAQEIMRRLRASTQDRRFVQQVVAHHMRPGQLGQDGPVTLRATRRYFADLGPVGIYVALISLADHLATMGPQPLGEAWERHLGVVSVLLTRYVRERETILPPRLVTAEELMRRLRLEPGPQVGRLLDLIAEAQTEGRVSSKEEAIWLAEDVLAIDEDAEIADESSQTENR
- the cmr5 gene encoding type III-B CRISPR module-associated protein Cmr5, which codes for MTEKTQRQNIEQQRGKQAWDDIDEIKKLAEKTQRLLGENQDEEIRKKLERLLREYEGLQKEYRSLARGLNAMIQINGLGQSLGFLKAKGKVKVEDGVQKRNAHFYLLGHLTHWMHEHFDTSIIDATSTENDGLLRWVTNRASNTDYRRATTECLAFGSWLRRFAEAELKEPDAGTEQI
- a CDS encoding sulfotransferase, which codes for MADQSGTIKEWNGLKIIGAGFGRTGTLSLKNALEQLGFAPCYHMTELFSHPGADELWEAVSRGIPVDWDDIFKGYQASVDWPACAVYKELMQAYPAAKVLLTVRDPEKWYESARKTIYQVTDRQLLSTHARMVNALIWQGTFHGRFEEKEYAISVFHAHNEEVKQLVPPEKLLVYDVKDGWESLCTFLDVPVPVNMPFPHLNDWQEFLGRINHP
- a CDS encoding DUF1887 family CARF protein produces the protein MTLMIALVGEQPMPNLLPVRHSHPSDVLLVYTKRTKGIYDRLAATLQKEANVYELETEPYRIGVIVDALKAKLESPELAGKSNTFNLTGGTKAMAFAAYQVAQQQKAPMFYLQSEGKHNRIYHYIWEDRGLKLVDDELVPACVKLNDLFNLHFGPGEWQECSSNRGDDGGPFEVALAEALRLNEYEVMTGVRAMDGQIDIDVAMRFENRFGIIEAKAGNKGKKLDGIKQLSNAVRHIGTYTQSFFAITVQHTSTHEAIMLASRIKVVSLTNYVPGSETLTLDDAKKLVGAVDEVLK
- a CDS encoding putative CRISPR-associated protein, whose protein sequence is MTTILTATGISLYLNTRRKYGIETPTEDQMRQYLRTEPGAASAEANSILQISQSDDQLVFLHTETIEGKRCTNLLREFFSSRGYKHIRPVGLQFQEDEKHIETHGLRNFVNTFIDEIEKAKRNNQDVVINATPGFKLESGYSTLIGMLYQVPVKYIHEKFKRVVTFNPIALDWDTSLFLRYSWFFEWIDAEARSQTEVEERLKAIPEKEKIQSMLTLPDEHGDVFLSPMGNALQRRFKEQTEEAKEAPLPSEVQIENPDEKITSSLKNVAHHYPKNTLAACNKIAQLPYVRTIIGGNFENTTRSAVKRVTEDGTILLLWADNDKAANLTIQTTAQGLPQTQKVAEKIKELLKIK
- the csx15 gene encoding CRISPR-associated protein Csx15 codes for the protein MLVLNFTHPLTPNQQAQIESLAKTFIAGIRTIPVQINQAEPLEPQITAIINSIDLSSEEWQTLPLLINPPGYAPAAFVLLAELHGRIGHFPSLIRLRPIAGSIPTTYEVAELVNLQAIREQARQRR
- the cmr4 gene encoding type III-B CRISPR module RAMP protein Cmr4, with translation MITETTMLYLYVETPLHAGVGSGLSSIDLPIQRERTTQYPMIQGSGIKGKLRATAEDVIKDRTIIDILFGPGTPGAGAEDYAGALIAGDARILLFPVRSLNGVFAYTTSCDILSRFKRDIERGHASSVLPWNVPEQVAVGNALMTTTSEVHANNTIVLEEFSFEARPDGQVDTIANWLATNAIPDLGAGDYWPNKIRNSLVILSNDDFRDFALYATEVITRVRLDRQTKTVQRGALWTEEHLPTDTLLYVPIYATDGRQNGKNGSKVTAAQVLERARSLDTGRGSYLQLGGDETVGRGLVRMRWGS